The DNA sequence GGAAACCTTAACCAAAAGATCATCGCCTATAGTGTGCCCTAATGTGTCATTAATATTTTTGAAATGATCAAAGTCGATAAATAAGACGGCAAGCTGTTCATTTTGGCGTTGAACAATGTTTAAGTCATGCTCAAGACGAATACGAAGTTGGAGTTTATTAGGAAGATTCGTGAGTGGATCAAAATACTCCAATTTTTGAATTCTTTCTTCATTTTCCTTACGTGCAGTAATATCACGCGAAATGCCAAGTACACCTAAAAGCTCACTGTTTTTATCATAAACGGGTGCTTTAATCGTTTCAAAGAGCCCACTGTAACCATCTTCTTTAAAATGGAGTTCCTCTTCGTTACGCGTTGGTTCTTGTGCATCCATAGCCAAAACATCATGCGTTCTAAAAAAATCTGCTAGCTGACGATCCACAAAATCATAGTCGCTTTTACCCACGATTTCTTTCTCTTTGGCACCATAAAGACGCTCAAAAGCACGGTTACAAAAAAGATAGAAACCGTTAGGATCTTTGAGCCAAATCAGATCAGGTACAGCATCTAAAAGTACTTTCAGTTGACGTTCCAGTCGATTTTTTTCACCTGTTGTCTGAATAACTTTTGATTCAAGGGCTATTTTGGCAAGTTTAAGTTCTATCAATATTTTTGCCATATAAGAGAGCATTAACGCAAAAATAAGCGCGATAATCTCTCTGATCATAAAGACCAAAGGGCTTCCCCACCCATTCGTAGGTGCTAAACTCATTGCCCATGTATTATTGGGAACCTCAAATGCATAGACAATAGGGTCAATCAATTGTGTATGTGCCGATTTGAAGATAATCTGCTTTTCATGAGTATCAGGGTGTATGCGCCATACCTCATACGAGACGCCCTCAGCTTCAAGTTGCGCAATTTTGACATTGTCAAAAATATCTGAGACACGAATGACGGATAGGACAAAACCTAAAAAACTCTCCTTATTGTCCTTATCTTTAAAGATCGGCAATCGTCCAACTAAGCCAATGCCTCCTTGAACTAATTCCAATGGTCCAGCAAGAGTAAGTTTACCGCTATCTCGAGCTAAAAACGATTCTTTACTTTGAGTTTTTGATTCAAAAAGGTTAAGCCCAACTGCTTTTTCATTGCCTTTCAGTGGCGCTACTTGTGCAATAATACCAGCAGGAACAATTGCAAGTTCAATCACACCAGGAAAGGAAGGTAAAATATCTTCAGCAATCTCTTCAAAATTGCGCACAAAGATATCGTCATTTTGAGCAAGAAGTGCTTGAAGTGTATAGTTCGAAGAAAGAGCTCGTTCAAGATTAAATTTAATGTCGTAGCTATAATTAGCAGCGACCATTTGAACTTTAGCACGCTCTTTTTCCAACTCTAATGTATGAAGGTTAAAAATAGTGAAGGTGAGTAATGAAAAGGAGAGTAAAAAAACAACCACCAAAATGCTTTTAGGATTATGAACGTGTAAAAGTGATAATCTATTCACGCGATCCCCTCTTCTAAAGCTAAATCTATTGTATCAAAAAATCAGTCCATTTACCAAACGCATTGCTGACGCAAACGCCCACTGGAAGTTAAACCCTCCAAGCTCACCCGTGACATCCAGTACTTCACCGATAAAATAGAGATCTTTACATTTTTTACTCTCAAGGCCTTTGACATCAATCTCATCGGTACTGACACCGCCTCTTGTCACTTCGGCTTTCGTATAGCCAAAATTGCCCGCGGGTGCAAAGGTATAAGCTTTAAGGCTGCAAAGTGTTTCTTTCTCTTGCGCACTTAGTTTGGAGAGAACTTTATCTTCCATACCAACGGCGTCCAAAAACGCTTTGATCAGACGCCTTGGAAGCCCAAGTGCAGTAATAATCTGCTTTTTACTCTGCTGTTTAAAAAGAGCCTCCATACTCTTAACGTGTGGCAGAAAATCAATCGTAATATTCCCTTTCTTCCAATAAAGCGAACCACTGAGCACAACAGGTCCACTAATGCCTTTGTGCGCGAAAAGAAGGTTTTCACTAAAGCTTTTCCCTTCTACATGTAAAGTCACTGGCAAAGCAATACCACTGAGCTCCTTCATCCAAAATTGCTCTTTTTGAAGGGTTAAGCCTACAAGTGCAGGAGATGGACTCACAAGAGTATGCCCAAAATACTCTGCAATTTTATAGCCTATATCACTCGCCCCAATGCTCGCATAACTAAGCCCCCCACTGGCAACGACCATTTTTTTAGCATAGATTTCGCCGTTGTCTGTTTGCACAACAAAGTGCTCATCTTTTTTTACATGTAAAACTTTCGTTGAGAGATAAAACGTGCAGTAAGCTGTGAGTCGCCCAAAAATAGAAACAAGCTCTTTAGCACTGTCGGCACAAAACATCTGCCCATGAGCGCGTTCTTCAAGACTGAGTCGGTGTTGTTTTACAAAAGAGAGTGTTGAGGAAGCATCAAAAGAAGAGAGAATGGGAGCGATAAACGAAGCATCGCCCAAGTAATTCTCAGGCGTTGTAAAACGGTTGGTAAGGTTGCATTTTCCACCGCCAGAAATCAGTAGCTTTGCCCCTATTTTAGGGTTGGCATCAACAAGTGCTACATCGTGCCCTTGCAGATGACTCGCCGCCATCAAAGCGCTTGCACCCGCTCCAATGAAAAGAATATCGTGAATTTTCACGCTTGCTCAAAATGCTCGAAATTTTGACGAATCGCATCGTAAAGAATGATGCCAGCAGAGGTGGCTTGATTGAGGCTTCTACCCAGTTTTCCCATAGGAATAGTAATCGCATTTTCCCACTTGAGTTGCATCAACTCCATCGGAAGCCCCGTGGATTCGCCACCAAAAAAGAGAAAATCTCCCGGCTTAAAAGAGGCTTCAAAATAAGTCTTTTTTGTTTTGGTTGTGGCAAAAAAGAAATGATCTACTTTGTCTTTATGCGCTTCTAAAAAAGCGTCTAAATTTTCCCAAACCGTAACGTCCAACAAATGCCAATAATCAAGCCCCGCACGCTTCACGGTTTTATCGCTGATCTCAAACATAGTCGGTTTAATGATGTGCAATTTACAGTCGGCATTAACGCACATTCTACCGATACTACCCGTATTTTGAGGAATTTGAGGGTGAACTAAAACGATATTGAACATAAAATAATCTCCCTATTCTGCTTCGTAAGAAGCTAGCTTTAGTGCCCCAGTGGCTAACGTAGTGTGTTGGGCTTTGCCCAACATACGTGTCAAAATCAAAATATTATTGTTTTATTATCGTGAACAAAAATACGCTCTTCAAAGACCAAATCAAGGGCATTTGAAAGAACATTTTTCTCAACATTTCTGCCTGCACGTTGCATATCTTTCCATGTCATTTCGTGATTGACGTGGATGACGTCTTGCGCGATGATCGGACCTTCATCAAGGTTATTGTTGACAAAGTGTGCCGTTGCGCCAATAATCTTCACACCTCTTGCAAACGCTTGTTTGTAAGGATTTGCCCCGATAAATGCTGGGAGGAACGAATGATGAATGTTAATCATTTTCTCTTCATAATGTCCCACAAATTCACTCGATAAAATGCGCATGTATTTGGCTAAAACGATGTAGTCCACAGTATAAGCACTTAAAACTTCCAAGACTTTCGCTTCGTGCTCGGCTCTGTTTAACCCTTCATGGCTCACACAGTGAAAAGGAATATTAAACTTATCACTCAGACCTTTTAAATCTTCGTAGTTTGAGACAATCGCTAAGATATTTGCATTAAGATCATCACTGTCGTGTTTAAGCAAAATATCACCTAAGCAGTGTGTCTCTTTTGTTCCCATCAAAATAATATCTTTTTTGCGAGCTTCGGCGACATAAATATCTGAATTGGCAGGTAACATCGCTTGGAGCGTGCCTTTAAATGCACTCATATCCATTTCACCGCTGAGTTCCGCTCGCATAAAGAATTTGCCATTGTCACGATCAACAAACTCATCGTTTTTAATGATGTTGAGCTGATACTTAAAGACAACATCCGCAATGCGGTAGATCAACCCCTTTTCATCCGAACAGTCAATTTTCAAAATATAATTTTTAGCTACTTCCATTTTTATGCCTCACACAGTTTTTTTATTAGAGTTCTCACAGAACTCTTGACACATTTTTAAAGCAAAGCTTTAAAAACTACGTTAACACTGGGTTCTCTTCGGCAGAGTGCCCACGCACCTTGGGTGCTTTTCCTTCTTTTAAAACGAGTTTTACAAGAAGTCTAATTTTTTCAATTCGTCTTCTTCGTAACTCTTCACCAATGTCACGCCCAGAAAATCCATCACGGATCACCTCTTGAACATTCACATTTCCACTAAATATCTCATCCCAAATGCCAAGCTCACATGCGCGCTCTTTAATTCCCTCGCGGTAATTTCCAAGCCATGCACAAATGGGTAGCTCTAGGCTTACATGTAAAAGCATTTCATCGCTTATCTCCCCTTCAAAAAAAGGCTGATACTTGAAGGTTTGCAGGTAATGATTGGGTGCGTCAAGCATCCTAAACCATTGCAAGGGTTCTTGCTTTAACCTATTGGCTACGATATAAACAAAATAGTAAGGACGAAGTGCCTCTTCAAAATTTTGCTTAGATCGTAGCAATTCACGTGCTATCTCAAAAAAACGATTTTCCACTTTACATGTAAAGCATTTTTCAAAAAGATTGAGTTGATACATGTAAAATAACCCATAGTGCAAATAAGAAGCTTTGAAAAGCTTTTCAAACTCCCATAAAATGCGTGGCTTACTTAGATCCGAGAGTGAAATATGACGCATCACTTCCACACTTTTGGACTCTATCTTGAAGCCTAAACGTGCGCTAAACTGCATCGCACGAAGTACTCTTAGGCTATCTTCTTTAAAACTCTCTTCATCAATAATAGCAAGACATTTACGCTCAATCGCCTCTTTACCGCCCCAAAAGTCAAGCAGTTCGCCACTGAAAATGTTGAGCATCATTGCATTAACACTAAAATCGCGACGTCTGGAAGCCTCTTTTTCATCTTGGCAAACGTGTACTTCAAAAGCCTTGTGACCAACGCCACTTTTGCGCTCAACGCGAGGCAGAGAAAAGTCAATGTTACCAAGCTTATACACAAAAAAACTTTTTCCAACACCCACAGCACCTACTTGCTTCATCAAAGCTTCAAAGGCATCTGGTGCTATGTCATAAACTTCAATATCTAAATCGTGCAGAGGCTCATCTAAACAGAGGTCTCTCACACTGCCCCCCACCAAATAAGCACGTTTGGTATAGGGTTTTAAAAATGCAATGGCATCTTTAATTTGCGCTTCAAAATGCGTAGGAAAAACGCAGTTCAACTTCATTTTTTGAGATTGCCCATCTGCTCCAATTGCTCATCAATCGTAGCTAAAAGGTACTCTAAAAAATTGAGTGTCAAATCTATTTTTGCTTCGATATTTTTATTATTAGGTGATTGAAATCCTTCAAAAAGTACCAAAATACGCTCTCTAAGGTTCATATAAAACTGTTTTTGGCTCTCCTGAGAAGACTCTTCTTCACTCTCTTGAGGCATAGCGTATGCTTTGAATGTATTGATCTCTTCGGTTATTTCTAAAAGTGGCTCTGGCTCAAATTCAACATTTTCAGGCTCACGCTTACGGGGAGGTTGAAGTGTTTGTTGTTGCTCTTCCTTGGGTACTACCTCTTCAAGCTCTTTGAGCGTTGAGAGAATCATATCTTTTAATTCCATAGCTTTACCAACCACCTTTCAAATTCTAAAAATTCCACTTCCGAGTTCATATTTAAAAAAAACTTTTTCATCTCTTCGTCCACACCCAAGTACTTTTTACGAATGCCTGAAAGTCGTTTAATGGCAATTTTTGCCTCTTTATTATCAGGATTCGCTCTGAGTAACTCTTTGTAAATCTCCAAAGCCTCATTTTTGAGACCTTGAAGTTCGTAGATTGAAGCGAGTGTTAGGGTTTTCATATTTTAGCGACGTAATCTGCGATAATTGAGCCAATTTGTGTTGTAGAACAGACCTCTTTAGCACCGTAATTTGCCAAATCTTTCGTTCGATAACCCTCTTGCAACACTTTTTTAATCGCATTTTCAATGCGATCCGCCGCTTTAGTCTCACCAAGGGCGAAACGAAGCATCATAGAAGCACTTAAAATGGTCGCTAATGGATTGGCGATGCCCTGTCCTGCAATGTCTGGAGCAGAGCCATGAATAGGTTCAAAAAGACCTACTTTACCACCAATAGACGCAGAAGGTAAAAGACCGATAGAGCCGCTAATCATACTTGCCTCATCACTGAGAATATCACCAAAAATATTGCCCGTTAAGATAACATCAAATTGACGAGGGTTGCGAACAAGTTGCATTGCTGCATTGTCCACATACATGTGCGTTAAGGTCACTTCTGGGTACTCTTTAGCCACTTCAATGACCGTATCACGCCAGAGTTGACTTACTTCAAGAACATTCGCTTTATCAACAGAGCAAACTTCTTTACGACGTTTCATCGCTGATTGAAACGCAACATGTGCGATGCGCTCGATCTCTGGTTTGGTATAAACCATCGTGTTATAGCCTTTAAAGCCATCATTACCACGAGGTTCACCAAAGTAAATCCCCCCTGTTAACTCACGAACAACAAAAAGGTCAACGCCTTTAAGCACTTCAGGCTTTAGCGTACTGGCATCTAATAGCTCGTCAAAAACAGCTGTTGGGCGAAGATTTGCAAAAAGTCCTAATGATTTACGAAGCTTCAAAAGTCCTGTTTCGGGGCGAAATTCGCGAGGTAATGTGTCCCATTTTTGTCCACCAATAGCACCAAACAAAACAGCATCCGCTTTTAGACAGCCTTCAATGGTCTCATCAGGAAGCGGTGTTCCTTTATAATCATACGCCACGCCACCCATAAGGTACTCTTCGTAACGTAGTTCAAAATTTTCACTGACACAGACACTATCAAGAACTTTGATCGCTTCATCAATGATCTCTGGACCAATGCCATCGCCTCTAATAACCGCTATATTGTACGTTTTTTTCATTTCTTCATCTCTTTTTGTGCATAATTCATAAGTCCACCCGATGCAAGTAATTCTTGCATAAAAGGAGGAATCGGTGTAAATTTATAGGTAGTTGCGCCGTTTTTGACTTCGCCGCTCTCCATTGAGATAGCGATGTTATCGCCCTCTTTGATCGTATCTGTTTCTGCAAGTTCAAAAATAGGAAGTCCTGTATTAAACGCATTTCGGTAAAAGATACGTGCAAAGCTTTTTGCAACAACAGCACTGACACCCGCAGCTTTAAGCGCGATAGGAGCGTGTTCACGACTGCTACCACAGCCAAAGTTTTCACCCGCAACGATAATGTCACCCGCTTTGACTTTTTTGACAAACTCTGGATCTGCATCTTCCATAACATGTTTTGCAAGCTCTTTAGGATCAGAAGTGTTCAAATACCTCGCCGCAATAATAAGATCGGTGTCGATGTTATCGCCAAAGTGCCATACTTTTCCGCTAATAGTACCCATGATTATCCTCAGTGCTCTTAATTTGATTAAAAATTTTATCTAAATGGGGTTGTGAAAAAGTTTAATCACCCCACACTTTGAACAAAATAACGTCCTTTTTCACACTTTACATGTAAAGGAAGATCAAAAATATGTGAGAGATGCTCATCATCTAAAAGATCCTCTTTCTTACCTTGAGCGTAAATATGCCCTTGTTTGATGAGTACCACTTGCGAAATTTCCTCAAAAATCTCTTCCAAATGATGTGTCACCAAAATGATGGTACGCTCTGTTGCAATTTTACGCAACATCTCTATAAAATTGAGCTGTGCCTTTATGTCCAAACCCACCGTTGGTTCATCAAGGATCATAGCCATAGGATCATGCACAAGTGCGCGCGCTATGATGCACTTTCGTATCTCACCTGTCGACATTTCGGAGATGAGTTTATCGCGCAGATGAGTGATCTCAAGGTAGTGCAAAACCTCTTCCACTTTCTTTACATGTAAAGGTGAAAATTCTTGGTGTTCGTAAATGTGAAAGCTACTAAAAAAGCCTGAAAGCACCACTTCAAACCCTTTTAAAAATCCCGCACGTTGAGTAAATTCATAGTGCAAATCGTTCGTGATGATGCCCAAATGCTTTTTAAGCTCCCATATATCCCACACGTTTTTACCAAACACCTCTTTGCACATGCTTTCGCTAAAACGTGGATAAATATCGTTCGAAAAAAGCTTTAAAAGCGTGGATTTTCCTGAACCATTTGCACCCAAAATAACCGTATGCTCTCCCTCTTTGATGCGTAAATTGATCTCATGTAAAACATTTTGTTCCTCATAGGCAACATTAATATTTTCAAAATGAATAATTTCCATTGCAAAACTCCTCATACAATAACACGATTATAGCGCATTTCATTATTAACAAAATTTAGTTAGAATGTGATATTTGTAAACATAAGTAAAGGTAATGTATTCAAATGTTTTCTAAATTTTTTATCAACCGACCCAATTTTGCCATTGTTGTCTCACTTATTATCATTATTGCTGGTATTATGGCGATCCGCTCTTTGCCTGTTCAAGAGTACCCCGACGTTGTTCCACCACAAATCGTCGTTTCCACAACCTACTCAGGAGCCGATGCCAAAACGCTTGAA is a window from the Sulfurospirillum oryzae genome containing:
- a CDS encoding bifunctional diguanylate cyclase/phosphodiesterase yields the protein MNRLSLLHVHNPKSILVVVFLLSFSLLTFTIFNLHTLELEKERAKVQMVAANYSYDIKFNLERALSSNYTLQALLAQNDDIFVRNFEEIAEDILPSFPGVIELAIVPAGIIAQVAPLKGNEKAVGLNLFESKTQSKESFLARDSGKLTLAGPLELVQGGIGLVGRLPIFKDKDNKESFLGFVLSVIRVSDIFDNVKIAQLEAEGVSYEVWRIHPDTHEKQIIFKSAHTQLIDPIVYAFEVPNNTWAMSLAPTNGWGSPLVFMIREIIALIFALMLSYMAKILIELKLAKIALESKVIQTTGEKNRLERQLKVLLDAVPDLIWLKDPNGFYLFCNRAFERLYGAKEKEIVGKSDYDFVDRQLADFFRTHDVLAMDAQEPTRNEEELHFKEDGYSGLFETIKAPVYDKNSELLGVLGISRDITARKENEERIQKLEYFDPLTNLPNKLQLRIRLEHDLNIVQRQNEQLAVLFIDFDHFKNINDTLGHTIGDDLLVKVSKRLTPLLRPVDTLSRQGGDEFVAILPSVSADDAAHIAKKFLQAIELPIRLDNNELIITASIGIALFPDDGADIDTLFRCADAAMYLAKQNGRNNYRFFTAEIQSKSARILSLENALRYAHTRGELSLHYQPQISLCDGKIVGVEALIRWHHPEFGMISPVEFIPIAEESGQILLIGEWVMRTAATMMKQWIDMGFAAMSVSVNLSAVQFHHAHLSKLVSTILDEVNLPAHYFEIELTESATAQNPLHAIETMNELSQKGIRLSIDDFGTGYSSLSYLKRFKVYKLKIDQSFIRDISIDPEDREIVKTIIALGKSLGLKTIAEGVETKEQLDYLKEQGCDEAQGYYFSKPLNVTDLETLLRAPEIIERKNNSSLQ
- a CDS encoding NAD(P)/FAD-dependent oxidoreductase produces the protein MKIHDILFIGAGASALMAASHLQGHDVALVDANPKIGAKLLISGGGKCNLTNRFTTPENYLGDASFIAPILSSFDASSTLSFVKQHRLSLEERAHGQMFCADSAKELVSIFGRLTAYCTFYLSTKVLHVKKDEHFVVQTDNGEIYAKKMVVASGGLSYASIGASDIGYKIAEYFGHTLVSPSPALVGLTLQKEQFWMKELSGIALPVTLHVEGKSFSENLLFAHKGISGPVVLSGSLYWKKGNITIDFLPHVKSMEALFKQQSKKQIITALGLPRRLIKAFLDAVGMEDKVLSKLSAQEKETLCSLKAYTFAPAGNFGYTKAEVTRGGVSTDEIDVKGLESKKCKDLYFIGEVLDVTGELGGFNFQWAFASAMRLVNGLIF
- a CDS encoding tRNA (cytidine(34)-2'-O)-methyltransferase, with protein sequence MFNIVLVHPQIPQNTGSIGRMCVNADCKLHIIKPTMFEISDKTVKRAGLDYWHLLDVTVWENLDAFLEAHKDKVDHFFFATTKTKKTYFEASFKPGDFLFFGGESTGLPMELMQLKWENAITIPMGKLGRSLNQATSAGIILYDAIRQNFEHFEQA
- the purU gene encoding formyltetrahydrofolate deformylase, yielding MEVAKNYILKIDCSDEKGLIYRIADVVFKYQLNIIKNDEFVDRDNGKFFMRAELSGEMDMSAFKGTLQAMLPANSDIYVAEARKKDIILMGTKETHCLGDILLKHDSDDLNANILAIVSNYEDLKGLSDKFNIPFHCVSHEGLNRAEHEAKVLEVLSAYTVDYIVLAKYMRILSSEFVGHYEEKMINIHHSFLPAFIGANPYKQAFARGVKIIGATAHFVNNNLDEGPIIAQDVIHVNHEMTWKDMQRAGRNVEKNVLSNALDLVFEERIFVHDNKTIIF
- a CDS encoding CCA tRNA nucleotidyltransferase — its product is MKLNCVFPTHFEAQIKDAIAFLKPYTKRAYLVGGSVRDLCLDEPLHDLDIEVYDIAPDAFEALMKQVGAVGVGKSFFVYKLGNIDFSLPRVERKSGVGHKAFEVHVCQDEKEASRRRDFSVNAMMLNIFSGELLDFWGGKEAIERKCLAIIDEESFKEDSLRVLRAMQFSARLGFKIESKSVEVMRHISLSDLSKPRILWEFEKLFKASYLHYGLFYMYQLNLFEKCFTCKVENRFFEIARELLRSKQNFEEALRPYYFVYIVANRLKQEPLQWFRMLDAPNHYLQTFKYQPFFEGEISDEMLLHVSLELPICAWLGNYREGIKERACELGIWDEIFSGNVNVQEVIRDGFSGRDIGEELRRRRIEKIRLLVKLVLKEGKAPKVRGHSAEENPVLT
- a CDS encoding CiaD-like domain-containing protein, whose protein sequence is MELKDMILSTLKELEEVVPKEEQQQTLQPPRKREPENVEFEPEPLLEITEEINTFKAYAMPQESEEESSQESQKQFYMNLRERILVLFEGFQSPNNKNIEAKIDLTLNFLEYLLATIDEQLEQMGNLKK
- the leuB gene encoding 3-isopropylmalate dehydrogenase gives rise to the protein MKKTYNIAVIRGDGIGPEIIDEAIKVLDSVCVSENFELRYEEYLMGGVAYDYKGTPLPDETIEGCLKADAVLFGAIGGQKWDTLPREFRPETGLLKLRKSLGLFANLRPTAVFDELLDASTLKPEVLKGVDLFVVRELTGGIYFGEPRGNDGFKGYNTMVYTKPEIERIAHVAFQSAMKRRKEVCSVDKANVLEVSQLWRDTVIEVAKEYPEVTLTHMYVDNAAMQLVRNPRQFDVILTGNIFGDILSDEASMISGSIGLLPSASIGGKVGLFEPIHGSAPDIAGQGIANPLATILSASMMLRFALGETKAADRIENAIKKVLQEGYRTKDLANYGAKEVCSTTQIGSIIADYVAKI
- a CDS encoding 3-isopropylmalate dehydratase small subunit; the encoded protein is MGTISGKVWHFGDNIDTDLIIAARYLNTSDPKELAKHVMEDADPEFVKKVKAGDIIVAGENFGCGSSREHAPIALKAAGVSAVVAKSFARIFYRNAFNTGLPIFELAETDTIKEGDNIAISMESGEVKNGATTYKFTPIPPFMQELLASGGLMNYAQKEMKK
- a CDS encoding ABC transporter ATP-binding protein gives rise to the protein MEIIHFENINVAYEEQNVLHEINLRIKEGEHTVILGANGSGKSTLLKLFSNDIYPRFSESMCKEVFGKNVWDIWELKKHLGIITNDLHYEFTQRAGFLKGFEVVLSGFFSSFHIYEHQEFSPLHVKKVEEVLHYLEITHLRDKLISEMSTGEIRKCIIARALVHDPMAMILDEPTVGLDIKAQLNFIEMLRKIATERTIILVTHHLEEIFEEISQVVLIKQGHIYAQGKKEDLLDDEHLSHIFDLPLHVKCEKGRYFVQSVG